A single Cannabis sativa cultivar Pink pepper isolate KNU-18-1 chromosome 7, ASM2916894v1, whole genome shotgun sequence DNA region contains:
- the LOC133029315 gene encoding uncharacterized protein LOC133029315: MDLLEEWKFLFPISAVFRSPLLLWSPSTKPIFFHYLDELFEQKGEVAKFVSDELEKLYLLEDFLLGAHYLDLSYCIEIFMLKCLLLFLPYQTEQVAEEDLHHRASYKVLKKY; encoded by the exons ATGGACTTGTTGGAGGAGTGGAAATTCTTGTTTCCAATCTCAGCAGTCTTCAGGTCTCCGCTGCTTCTCTGGAGCCCTTCCACTAAACCCATTTTCTTCCATTACCTGGATGAGCTATTTGAACAAAAGGGTGAGGTTGCCAAATTTGTGTCAGATGAACTTGAGAAG CTATACTTGCTGGAAGATTTCTTATTAGGAGCACATTATCTTGATCTTAGCTACTGTATTGAAATCTTTATGTTGAAATGTTTGCTGCTATTCCTGCCATATCAAACAGAACAAGTTGCAGAAGAGGACTTACATCATCGGGCAAGTTACAAAGTATTGAAGAAATACTAA
- the LOC115696396 gene encoding calcium-dependent protein kinase 10-like: MMKLPDHPNIVKLKAFCEDRNNFYLIMELCKGGELVDLIKAKNYLSEAEAAPVAKMIVKAIMTCHTNGIMHRDLKPENLLFLNNKQDSPLKLIDFGFSAFFKPNQRFSNIVGTLYYAAPEILSKWKCHGPEVDIWSAGVIIYIMLCGNFPFYPEFSDDSSFDHSITQMSCAILKGDIDFQTQPWPRISESAKSLIRQMLERDPKKRLTAQQVLGN, from the coding sequence ATGATGAAGTTGCCAGATCACCCAAATATTGTGAAGTTAAAGGCATTTTGTGAGGACAGAAACAACTTTTACCTAATTATGGAGCTTTGTAAAGGAGGCGAGTTGGTGGATCTAATTAAGGCTAAAAACTACTTGAGTGAGGCAGAGGCAGCTCCTGTGGCTAAGATGATAGTCAAGGCAATCATGACATGTCATACCAATGGGATCATGCATAGAGATTTGAAGCCTGAAAACTTGTTGTTCCTTAACAACAAACAAGACTCGCCTCTCAAACTCATTGATTTTGGATTTTCTGCCTTTTTTAAGCCTAATCAAAGGTTTTCAAATATAGTGGGGACTCTGTATTATGCAGCCCCAGAGATTTTGAGCAAATGGAAGTGTCATGGGCCAGAAGTGGATATTTGGAGTGCTGGAGTTATCATTTACATTATGTTGTGTGGTAATTTCCCATTTTATCCTGAATTCTCAGATGATTCAAGTTTTGATCATAGCATTACTCAGATGAGTTGTGCTATTTTAAAAGGGGACATAGATTTTCAAACACAGCCGTGGCCTCGAATTTCTGAGAGTGCAAAGAGTCTTATAAGACAAATGCTAGAGCGTGATCCAAAAAAGCGTTTGACTGCTCAACAAGTGCTTGGTAATTAA
- the LOC115696397 gene encoding uncharacterized protein LOC115696397: MASGSWNMKALEEEVMRVQVAEEEEDEVAIEERDEDDGIDARWCLVGRFLSDRDFDFETMQNVLASLWKPGMGMFVKELPPDRYLFQFYHEVDIQRVITGSPWTFNRMQLILARLKEGENPQEIMLNKLDIWVQVFDLQPGCMSNSVLRNIAKVMGQFVESDPKNFLGVWRDYFRVRVTIDINKPLRRRMRLTKPDGTTFWATFKYERAPTFCFICGIIGHSERFCVKLFDKPLDQIVKPYGEFMRAKFQNRKQNIGAKWLRTRGWTPGAVVGESSGGSLENHMGETNMESDSQGEEGGNNRGDKGGEKEANLNQEVILQDSRKTNKENNLSVEISDSQMEESATQQLDGNVLILDNKRRKSTEALEKEASVGLESVGLSKNSNLAGFSYGARPTL; the protein is encoded by the coding sequence ATGGCGTCCGGAAGTTGGAATATGAAAGCTTTGGAGGAGGAGGTGATGAGAGTGCAGGTAGCAGAAGAAGAGGAGGATGAGGTAGCGATTGAGGAGAGGGATGAAGACGATGGGATCGATGCGAGATGGTGCTTAGTGGGCAGATTTTTATCAGATAGAGACTTCGATTTTGAAACAATGCAGAATGTACTTGCTTCACTATGGAAACCAGGCATGGGCATGTTTGTCAAGGAACTACCACCAGACAGGTATTTGTTTCAATTTTATCATGAGGTGGACATCCAAAGGGTGATTACAGGGAGCCCTTGGACATTTAATCGGATGCAATTGATACTGGCCAGATTGAAAGAGGGGGAGAATCCACAGGAGATAATGTTGAATAAGTTAGACATCTGGGTTCAAGTTTTCGATTTGCAACCTGGTTGTATGTCGAATAGTGTTCTTCGTAATATAGCCAAAGTAATGGGGCAGTTTGTGGAGTCGGATCCTAAGAATTTTTTGGGCGTGTGGAGGGATTACTTCAGAGTGCGGGTGACCATCGACATCAATAAACCATTGAGAAGGCGTATGAGACTGACAAAGCctgatggaacaacattttgGGCTACTTTCAAGTATGAAAGAGCGCCAACcttttgttttatatgtggAATCATTGGCCATTCAGAAAGGTTTTGTGTCAAACTTTTTGACAAGCCACTAGACCAAATTGTTAAGCCTTATGGGGAGTTTATGAGAGCCAAATTCCAGAACCGAAAGCAAAACATTGGTGCGAAATGGCTTAGAACTCGAGGGTGGACTCCAGGGGCGGTGGTCGGAGAGAGCAGTGGTGGATCGTTGGAGAATCATATGGGAGAGACCAATATGGAAAGTGACAGCCAGGGAGAGGAAGGTGGCAATAATCGTGGAGATAAAGGTGGAGAAAAAGAAGCTAATTTGAATCAGGAGGTGATTTTGCAAGATTCTAGGAAGACTAATAAGGAAAATAATCTCAGTGTAGAGATCTCTGACTCACAAATGGAGGAATCAGCTACACAACAATTGGATGGGAATGTATTAATACTGGATAATAAAAGGAGAAAGTCAACAGAGGCTTTGGAAAAGGAAGCTTCGGTGGGCTTGGAAAGTGTTGGGCTTTCAAAAAACTCAAATTTGGCGGGCTTCTCATATGGGGCTCGCCCAACATTATGA